cgggaaaatctatggaagtattagaagttatggtgaggagaaggataaatattatgtgcctacaagaaactaagtgggttgggcgtaaggcaaaggatctagaaaactcagggtttaaactatggtattcgggcacaaatagaacgagaaacggtgttggcatcatcgtggacaagatcttgacacaagatgttgtagatgtcaagagggtaggagatagaatcatggcaatcaagattgtaataggacaagaacttatcaatgtgattagtgcgtacgcacctcaagtagggttggatacgagttcgaaggagaaattttgggaagacctcggagacttggtgcaaggaattgctcagacggagaagttatttataggaggagatttaaatggacacgtgggcagggagacatgCAACTatagaggttttcatggtggccatggttttggggagagaaacgaggatggggaagctatcttggattttgcaatggcatatgatctcttcttatgccattgcaaaatccaagatagatgggggtaaggctagccgacattcatctcttccagaccctgcgtaaagtgggagccttgtgcactgggtacgacctttttatatgatctcttcttagccaacaccttctttaagaagagagaagaacatgtgatcacctacaagagtgggtcgtcaaaaacacaaatagattttcttctaatgaggaaaggggatcgtataacttgtaaggattgcaaagttataccaggagagagcgtggctaatcaacatcgcttgttggtgatggatgtacatatcaaaagagtgagaaaaaagaacaagacttggaagtgcccaaggactagatggtggaatctaaaagaagaaaaacaagtcattttcaaagagaaaataatcacccagtgtgtgtgggatagagagggggaagctaaccaaatgtgggattctatgactagttgtatccgaaaagtagcaaaagaggttttaggagagtccaagggctttgccccacaccaaaaggaatcttggtggtggaatgaggaggtacaaacaaaggtgaaggctaaaaaggaatgttgtaaagccttatacaaggataggatcgatgaaaatggtgaaaggtatagaaaagcgaagcaagaggcgaagaaagctgtgagagaagctaagttagcggcttatgacgatatgtataagcgactagataccaaagaaggagagttggatatctataaactagctagagcaagggaaaagaagacaagagacctaaaccaagtgaggtgcatcaaaggatgaggatggaaaggttcttgctacagagaacgcggttaaagacagatggaaaggttattttcataatcttttcaatgaagtacatgaaaggaatgcttctttaggggagttgagtaactcaaaagagtgtagaaactactctttttatcgtagaatccggaaggaaaaagtggttgtagctttgaagaagatgaagcatagaaaagcagtaggcccagacgatataccaatcgaagtgtggaaagttttgggagagacaggtataacatggctcactgatcttttcaataggattttgaaaacgaagaagatgccaaatgagtggcaaacgagcactttggtgcctatctacaagaataagggcgatgtacaaaattgcatgaactataggggtattaagctaatgagtcatacaatgaagctctgggagagagtcattgagcatagattgaggcaagagacacgggtaattagatggagatctcaaccatagaatacaagttggatggatgaagtgtaagagtgtatccggcgtgttgggtgaccgtcgtaggccactgaagctcaagggaaattttataggaaggcaataaggccagcgatgttgtatggcacagaatgttgggcggtgaagcatcaacacgtacacaaaatgggtgtagcggagatgaggatgcttcgtgggatgtatgggcacacgagaaatgataagattgggaatgaggatatccgaggtaaaggaggagtagccaaaattgaaggaaatatgagagaaaatcggttccggtggtttggacatgtgcaaagaaggcctactagcgctccggttcgaaaatgtgactatgggacagaggttcagggccgaaggggtagaggaagacctaggaaaactttggaagagaccctaagaaaagacttgagtacttggatctaacggaggacatgacacaaaaccgagcgcaatggcgttctaggattcatatagccgaccccacttagtgggaaaaggctttgttgttgttgttgttgttgtattaagAAGGTTCAATAGTGCTTGATTTGGCGAATTTAAATTGACCCTCCTTCAAGGTTTTCTGGCTACGCCATTGCAAGAGGTCACCCTTGGTTGATTCCACAACCACAAGATATGCATGGCAGGCAAGCTTTGCATAGAACAGACGCTGATAAGTTACATGTGACTATACATTCTGCGACCGTGAAGGGTCATATGAGACATAACCAGTCCCTAGTCTCGACTAACTGGAGTTGTCTTTTGTAAAATATAACATCAGAATATAAAAGATCAGGACCACGGAGGCAGTGCAAACGTTTTGGTAGCGGATCGGCAGATAAGACCTTTGGGACATAATATTCATACTGCCTCATGATGAGTAGAGACACGCAAGGGAGGAGAGATGAATGGGCAGTTGGCTTCCGAAAGCGTGGACGACCATGTTGGTTGATTTTCTCTACGCTAGCCAACCAACCGTGGCTAGAGCCACAACACCTCTTATGAAAAGGCACTTGTAACCGAACGTTGGTGTAGGCTTTGCCTTCTGCAATGTTGTACGGTACTAGTTCTCGGTCGGTCGTGATTGGGTTGCGGCAATCATCGACGTTGGGGACCAAGAGCAAGGGGTAGTATCTTAGGGCGGCAATCATCGACGTTACAACCGTAAGTGCAGGTTCAGACGAAAAAGAGGTTAGGTTTTCGAAGAAGTATTTTGAGGTTTGGCCTCCATATTTTGAGGTTTGGACTTTGGCCTCCATAGGAACATATTTAATAAGCGGGAATCCGAAATTATGAGATTTGTCCATTGTCACTACAAAAATCTGGCCATGAATGCCAGACTTAACGGAAGCGATCTTTCCGTTGGGTactttttttcaaatgtttgaaAAGGTTAAAAACTAATTTGAAATCCCACAAAAAATTGGGGTTTTAGTTATTTAATCCTTTTTGTCTAatgttatgtgttttttttttaacaaaaaatattatctacGCGGAGTGGCTCTACTAGGCCATAGTACTGAGTGtaaatatatgtgttaaaacaaattaatcaaatcaaatcctatAAAGGAAAGGATACTGACGACCAAGTCCAAGCCTAAAACCCTGGGCACTATAAATTGGGAGGGGACGTAAGTTAGGGCTCTTTCTTCATCCACACTCCACCGGTTTCCTCCCTCTCCGTGTATCCCAAGCTCGCGGTCGTCGGCTTCTCGTCGTGCTCCGAACTTTACGCCTTCAATATAGTCTCCAGTGCGGCTGATATCTTCCACAATGGAGGAAGAGCCAGAtttgataaagaaaaagaaaaaggaagcgAAGGTTCGTTCTTTCTttctcagatttttttttttcaattttggctGAGATTTTTATACTTGAAATTGGTACAGTGTTGTTTGCGGAACAAGTTATTgtattttctttctgttttgttttttggacaGGCAAAAGAGaaggaattgaagaagaaaaaagcttTGGAGAAAGCTATCAAGCTTCAGGTAATGGCGATTCTTGTGATTTTCTTATGGCTTTTTACACTCTCAACAacgttcctttttttttaattttattatcatTCACTGctggaaaataaaaaagaagctatggaaaagaaaaaaaaaaaaaaaaaaaactctggtTCGTGTCGTTCTTTGGCCAGAAATTAATTGTTGCTCGGTGTAATTGCAAAGGGGAAGCAATTTGGGTAGAGGTTTCAGTACAAAAATCTGTTGTTCTGAAAGCTGAGGTCGGGAGTTGTAGTCGCCTTTGGACCTAACGGAATGGAGTGTGACTACcgaggttctaaaaaacgttaggTGCTAGTCGGCCGGCAGACTAGAGCCTAGCGCATAGGCGGCTAGGGGGGTCTAGGTGGGGGCCTAGAcagactaggcggatttaagtaaatttattatatattgtataaataagtacctatttatacttaaaaaaacacacataattgtattaggatacataaattgcgacataaaatgacatataaattataaagtattagaacatattgaaaacatggggaacaagcatataataagtgttcatccaagtattcaacaagtttcttacattttattgaaaaatcaAAATGCAAAATCAAAGTTAtcgattttctgtctaagtgagagtcgcAACCTAGGCTGGTGCCTAGGCGGATGCCTAAGCAGGTCTAAgcgtgctttcttaattttcaaacgcttaGGGACTaatcggggggggggggtgacCCAGCGCCTAGGGCCTAGACGGCGCTAGGCgggaatttttagaacagtgatgACTACAAATTTGGTCCTGGTGGTTGGAACTATAcataattgaaatttgtaaaggACATACTAAACAAATTTGGGCACGAGGCCGGGTCTGTAGACGCAAACTGGTTTTagatgcaatttttttttttttttacataaacatAGAATAACAATGCCATGATGAACTGCTAAgggtttatatatttattttaaaaataagatCATCCAGGAGCAACAAGCATGTGCTTCTACTTCGAAGACGAGTAAAAAGAAGAATGTAAGGCTTtgggatgatgaagatgaaaaTGCAAAGGATCCAGGGACTCCATTTGGCGAGAAGAAAAGGATGGCTAGTCAAATGACGACAGGGTACTATCCGAAGGCTGTAGAGAAGTCGTGAGTGTACTCATATTTTCACTATTAATTCTCCCATAAATTGTACTTGTAGTTTCTTCGTATTTCTTATACTAGTTAATACAGGTGGTATGAGTGGTGGGAGAAAATGGGGTTCTTCTCAGCGGAATCTAACAGCTCCAAACCTCCATTTGTGATTGTGAGTGTCATACTGCTCCAAACTAACTTGTTCATGAGTATGCATTGATATGGATAAAGTGAAAAAAGAGTGAGAACATTAATCAGGTTTCACATAAATTGCAGGTTTTGCCGCCACCCAATGTAACTGGTACCCTTCACATAGGCCATGCGCTCACCGCTGCTATTGAGGTCATTCTTTGCATAAATTCCTGACTTGTGCTCTTCATCGGTAAGGGTGTTCATTGAAAATTGATGTGATTTTGTCATATGCAGGACACTATCATTCGTTGGCGGAGAATGTCCGGTTACAATGCCATGTGGCTGCCTGGAATGGACCATGCCGGGATAGCAACACAGGTTTTGTTCCTTTTCTCTTAACTAGCAAATGGTTTTATTGTGCCACAAATATGAATCTGCTGTATATTTGGCCTTTTTTGGGTGTAGGGGATGTGTCCTTTCTTATTAGAGCAGTTCCTTATAGCCATGAGCGACGAATTATCAACCTAATCATATCTTggccatatatatatgcatgtaatctttgttttcatTGATCTGGATTTATCTTCATTACGTATGTATTCGTTTGCTGGCCATGACTTCCAAGTGCGTATTATAGGTTGTTGTTGAAAAGAAGCTTATGAGTGAGAAAAAAATTACCAGACATGATATAGGTCGCGATGCATTTGTGGCTGAGGTAAGCTTGAATTGAAACTAGCTGGACATAGATCCCTTAAATAATTTTGTTCTAAAATTTTCTGAATACATTCATACCTATTCATGTTGTGGTTCGGTAACTTGGTTGTGAAAGGTTTGGGATTGGAAACAAAAACATGGGAGCACCATCTTACAGCAGCTACGTCGCTTGGGAGCTTCTTTGGATTGGTCCCGCGAGGTAAAGGATTTGAGTTTGAAGCTTGGTTTGACTTTTGGATTGAAACACAGTATTGGCAGTCTCAATAAACGAAGATCTCTCTCTGTTCTTGacttagtttttctttttcctacaCTTTAGTGCTTCACGATGGATGAGAAAAGATCAAATGCTGTGGCAGAGGCTTTTGTAAGGCTTCATAAGCAAGGACTTCTCTACAGGTATGCTGGGCATAGAAGAATATTGGGGGAGCACTTCTTTGTTTATTATGTGTTTTCCAGCTCAGAGCTCTATGCTAATCTGAATCTAAACTTTCTTGATAAATACAATGTAAGGGATAAGCCGTTACAAAAGTTTTGCTAATTTCAGAGGAGAACGTACCACTGGTGTGCTGTTTAGGTCTAACATTAATGTGACGGTGGATGCTAGTACTTATTTAGTCAGTTGGGATAAGGATTGAAACTTGACAACAGTGTACACAGATTGACTTATATAATCATCGACATCTATAAGTTTATAAATTACCTTCttgtctttgaatttttcttcacTTTGGCTGCTAAGCTTTCTGGATTTTGTTGGTATGTTTTGTTTGCAGGGATAATCGCATAGTCACTTGGGATTGTGGGTTGCTTACAGCAATATCTGACATTGAGGTCAGCCTTCTTCTTTTACCTGCatatttttccttatttttgcaGCATATatttatggaaattttttgggtcTGTATAGGTGGATTATATAGATATTCAAGAAAGGACATTACTGAGGGTTCCTGGATATGAGAACCCTGTTGAATTTGGCGTGTTAACTTCATTTGCTTACCCTCTGGAGGAAGAACTTGGTGAGATTGTGGTGGCCACCACTAGAGTGGAAACTATCCTTGGTGATACTGCTATCGCTGTACATCCTAATGACGAGAGGTATAGACACCTTCATGGAAAACATGCCATCCATCCTTTCAATGGAAGAAGGATTCCTATAATATGTGATGAAATTCTCGTTGATCCAGAGTTCGGTACTGGTGCTGTGAAGGTAAGGTTTAACATATAAGTTCCAAGTGATtgcattaaattttttttctggttTATGTTTCAGGGATGTAAAGATCCTTATGCTCTCTCTCTTTGCCTCCTGCAGATTACCCCAGCCCATGATCCTAATGACTTTAATGTCGGGAAGCGCCATAATATTGAGTTCATTAACATCTTTActgatgaaggaaaaataaatCAGGAGGGTGGAGAATTTGCAGGAATGCCACGTTTCCAAGCCCGAGAGGCAGTGACTGAAGCACTAAAGAAGAAGGTATATATTTTACATGACTACATTCCTTTGAAACTTGTATTGATTACGAACATACTGCATCATAGTATCTACATGACTGATACATGTTAACGAAGAGATAAGTGTATTGGTTATTGGTGGCGACCACCTAAGCTAGATTGTTGCTGCCAGAAGTAGCATCTGTGATACTGAATGAAACTCTCCTTTTATTGTTTTGCACTATTTTCCAATTGATACTCTTTCAAGCAATCAGTtcgaaattgaaattttttgcaTTTCTGTCATCCTAGACACTTCACAGAAATTAACTTAATTTACTTGTAATTGCATCACTTATGAACATCACCAGTTTGTTGTTGCACACTCGTCCCACATGATGGAGGGTACTGTCTATTTGCGATTCTGCGTCATTTTCTCTATGGTGTTATGGATGTTTTGGTGACTGTTTTTTCATGGCATTTAGGGCCTCTTTAAAGAAGCAACGAACAATGAGATGCGCCTTGGTATTTGCTCTAGAAGCAAGGATGTTGTGGAACCCAAGATAAAACCTCAATGGTATGTCAAATGCAGTGGTATGGGAAAGCAAGCCCTCGATGCTGCCGTAGATAGTGAAAATAGGAAGCTTGAGATCATCCCAAGACAATATACTGCTGAATGGGAGAGGTAATCTTTTGAAAATACTTCAAAATGTTTCTGGTATCAGTATTGCATAATGAATTTTAAAATACTTGCGATTGGTTTTTGCTCCTTGCTGGTCCTTTGTTGTCAGTGTTCTAAATATCACACTTATTTCACCTAAATATTGGAAAAATCAGCCTGGAGAGCGAAGATTTTCACCCTGATTCAGATAAAAATCAGAGTTTAGGCATAATAACACCGATATTGCCAAATCCTTTCCAAAAATATAGAGTACCCGGATCAAAATATCTTCTGGAATTCCTTGTAATTGAGTAAGCAGAGTAAACTTCCCAACACCCAAACCTAATTAGAGCTACAAGTTAATGAACAAAAGGTCCAAAATGTCAGCGGGAGATAGGTGCATACCtcgcaaggaagaagaaggctaGACCCTTTAGGCAAACCGTACCGTGACATTGTTCACGTTTAGTGAAAAAACGATGGATGTCAGAACAAATAAAGCTCAGCATACATTACTGATAACACTTAAAGGATTAGTTTATATTCTACTTGTCATCAGGTGTATTATATTAGatataaaatttatatatcTACCACCTATATTGTCGTCGTGTTTAACATTTCCTAAagtttcatttcaattttccagTGTTTATAAACTTTCCATTATTTCTGTTGACGTGTTATTAATATCGAAACACCCATCAAATTGGCTACCAATATTTCTGTCAGCACTGACGACCATGGTGGTTGTTTTAGCTGTTattttgatattttcccagCCTTTTTATAGACCCCTTTGTTTGAGAGTTCTTTGTTAATGTGGATAGCTGGTTCTCTTAATCTCTATGTGTTCCTTCTTTTTCTGTATATTATCAGTTTACTTTCCTATgaaggaaaagaaataaaagtttTTACTTAGTTTTGCTATAACTATCACAGATGGCTTGAAAACATTCGTGACTGGTGCATCTCAAGGCAACTGTGGTGGGGTCACCGTGTTCCGGCATGGTATGTTGTTTATGAGGGTGATAAAGTGGAGGATTTTGGAGTACTTGATGATCGATGGGTGGTTGCAAGGAATGAGGAAGAGGCTCGAGCACAGGCTAGTGGTAGATATGAGGGGAACTTTCAATTGATTCAGGATCCTGATGTCCTTGACACTTGGTTTTCTTCTGCTCTCTTCCCATTGTCTGTGTTGGGCTGGCCAGAGGACACAGAAGACCTAAAGGCTTTTTATCCGACTTCACTTCTTGAAACTGGTCACGATATCCTCTTTTTCTGGGTTGCTCGTATGGTAATGCTTGGAATGACATTGGGCGGCGATGTACCTTTTACAAAGGTGGGCAGAATTTTTTCATACTATTTTGTGTTGCATATTGCCAAAGTTATAAGTTACTAGTTGCCTGACTTTAGAATGTTATTGCATATACTACTCAAGGAGACAATATTTTTGTACTTGGTAAAGCTTGAACGAAAAGAAGTTTTGAGGATTCTTAGCACGCTGTTGTGACGAGATTCCAAATTTTACACGTCTATATTTCTCATAGCTTGTCAGCATGCCCCAGTAGGTGTTTTAGCTGTGTGACTTTTAGGCTTTTCTTGTATGCCACAAGCTACAAACCCCAAAccggtcttttttttttggtgtttagTGCCTTGTTTATTGCGTTTATGGAGAGATTGTGATACAGaggaaaacaagcaaataattcTGCTATTAAAATCTTTCTGTGATAGCTTTTACATTATGTTTTAGTTACTGAAGTGACAAGTGTACTGTTTCTCGGTCTGCAGGTATATTTGCACCCTATGATTCGTGATGCACATGGGCGTAAAATGTCAAAATCCTTGGGGAATGTCATCGATCCACTTGATGTGATCAATGGTGTTGAACTTGAAGGTCTACAGAAGAAGCTTTTAGAGGGAAATTTGGATGCCAAGGAAGTAGCTGTCTCGGAAGAAGGGCTAAAGAAGGACTTTCCTAAGGGGATTATGGAATGTGGCGCAGATGCTCTCCGCTTTGCTCTAGTGTCTTACACTGCTCAGGTTTAGACTTCTGTCTTGCTTACTACTTTCGTCAGGTACTTCTTGTCTCGCATGGACGGTAGATCTAATCATCTATTTCGTTTTCTTGTCTTGTCAGCATGATAAGATAAATCTGGATATCAAAAGGGTGGAGGGCTACAAAAACTGGTGTAATAAATTGTGGAATGTAGTAAGGTTTTCTCTGAGCATACTTGGGAATGACTATGTTCCGCCTTCAACTGTAAATCCAGATGCGTTCCCATTTAGTTGCCAATGGATACTCTCGGTACTGAACAAAGCCATATCCAAAACTGTTTTGTCACTGGAATCGTACGAATTATCAGATGCAGCCACTGCAGTGCATGCTTGGTGGCAGTACCAGTTGTGTGATGTTTTTGTTGAAGCTATCAAGCCCTACTTTTCTGGTAACGATCCAAAGTTTGCATCTGAAAGGGGCTGTGCACGAGACACTCTATGGTTATGTCTTGACAATGGGCTACGGTTGCTTCATCCGTTTATGCCATTTGTCACAGAAGAACTGTGGCAGCGTCTTCCATCTTCAGGGGATCACAAGAGAGAAACGTCAATTATGATATGCGAATATCCATCCATCATAGAGGTTAGTTTAGTCATAATTGACATTATTTTGTCGAGTTTTTCTCGCGtcctttttgttttaaatttaacTATGTTGGTGATCCTAACTAGCCCAAAATAGAGGCAAATGGTTGCAAAAACGTTCACTTGTTTCATCGCTCTTCTTAGATGTCGCCTGCTTCATCAACTATAATACTACACATAGGAATGGTGTTTTTCTTTGACTGTTGATCGGAAATTAGTATGCGTAGTAACTACCTTTGTATCATGTTATTCGTCCAGTGCTGGACAAACGAAAAGGTGGAATCTGAGATGAACCTTACAGAGTCTATTGTGCAATCTCTCCGTTCACTTGCAAAAGAAAGTCATGAAAGGTACGTCTTGTTGGTGCAGTGCGTGACGTCTTTCCTGTTTCTTAATAACTCTGAACTTCTGATATGTCACGTCGTAAGCTGGATATAACTAGTTACTCATTCTCTTCCCTTGTTTCTTTCAGGCGATCAGCTATTGTGATTTGTAGAACAATTTCGGATTGGAAGATAATCTGCAGCCATCAACGGGAGATTGAAACTCTGGCCCATTTGTCATCTTTGACGGTAAGTATTCCCTTGGAGGCAATCGAGTGTGCATATTGATCATATTTATTGCGGAGGCTTGTCTGCAAAACAAGTGTTTGATGATACTTTAGTAGTAAACACGGTTTTCCATTCGTTGATTTAGGTATTAGATATGATAAACATTTTGATCCCTACAGGTAATGAATGAGGAAGATGGCTTTCCCACCCCTACCGAATCAGATGGATACGTGAAGTCTACTGTAAATAAAAACATTTTGGTTTTTCTGAACGTTCCAAGGGTAAAGGCAGACCCTGAAACGATCCGCGAGAAGATAGAAAGACTCACACTGTAAGCACATTATTCATATTTCTTACTTATGTTTCAAGTTTGCTTCGTTTTTGATCGTATAAAGCCCGTAAAGTATACGTACAAGTGATCAATTTAATCTTGTTATACTTATGACAGGGAACGGGAAAAGCTGTGGTTGATGATAAGTTCTCCAGGTTACAATGAAAAGACTAATGAGAAGATTCAACAAGCTAATGCTGACAAGCTTCAATCCTTGGACGGGGAGATCATGTCTTTGGAAAGGGATGGAAATAATCTCCTTGGAGACTAGACCAATGTGTGTTCCCGACCGCGTTCTGAGGCGGAGTCCCGATTAATATTATCCGCCCGCTCTCATATCTTCTACCTTCAACTCAGATAAAAATGtttcatttctttctttaacatgCCGTTCATTCTCGTGAGTTATTCAATTCTAGATCCGAAACAAACCCTTAGTACTCCGTGCTCGTATCAAATTATGAGACGTGTATATCTTTTGAAGCTCATTTCGAGGTTATATTCCAAATTAAACTAGCCCTTGGTAATCGCTG
Above is a window of Malus sylvestris chromosome 15, drMalSylv7.2, whole genome shotgun sequence DNA encoding:
- the LOC126604763 gene encoding valine--tRNA ligase, mitochondrial 1-like isoform X1, producing MEEEPDLIKKKKKEAKAKEKELKKKKALEKAIKLQIIQEQQACASTSKTSKKKNVRLWDDEDENAKDPGTPFGEKKRMASQMTTGYYPKAVEKSWYEWWEKMGFFSAESNSSKPPFVIVLPPPNVTGTLHIGHALTAAIEDTIIRWRRMSGYNAMWLPGMDHAGIATQVVVEKKLMSEKKITRHDIGRDAFVAEVWDWKQKHGSTILQQLRRLGASLDWSRECFTMDEKRSNAVAEAFVRLHKQGLLYRDNRIVTWDCGLLTAISDIEVDYIDIQERTLLRVPGYENPVEFGVLTSFAYPLEEELGEIVVATTRVETILGDTAIAVHPNDERYRHLHGKHAIHPFNGRRIPIICDEILVDPEFGTGAVKITPAHDPNDFNVGKRHNIEFINIFTDEGKINQEGGEFAGMPRFQAREAVTEALKKKGLFKEATNNEMRLGICSRSKDVVEPKIKPQWYVKCSGMGKQALDAAVDSENRKLEIIPRQYTAEWERWLENIRDWCISRQLWWGHRVPAWYVVYEGDKVEDFGVLDDRWVVARNEEEARAQASGRYEGNFQLIQDPDVLDTWFSSALFPLSVLGWPEDTEDLKAFYPTSLLETGHDILFFWVARMVMLGMTLGGDVPFTKVYLHPMIRDAHGRKMSKSLGNVIDPLDVINGVELEGLQKKLLEGNLDAKEVAVSEEGLKKDFPKGIMECGADALRFALVSYTAQHDKINLDIKRVEGYKNWCNKLWNVVRFSLSILGNDYVPPSTVNPDAFPFSCQWILSVLNKAISKTVLSLESYELSDAATAVHAWWQYQLCDVFVEAIKPYFSGNDPKFASERGCARDTLWLCLDNGLRLLHPFMPFVTEELWQRLPSSGDHKRETSIMICEYPSIIECWTNEKVESEMNLTESIVQSLRSLAKESHERRSAIVICRTISDWKIICSHQREIETLAHLSSLTVMNEEDGFPTPTESDGYVKSTVNKNILVFLNVPRVKADPETIREKIERLTLEREKLWLMISSPGYNEKTNEKIQQANADKLQSLDGEIMSLERDGNNLLGD
- the LOC126604763 gene encoding valine--tRNA ligase, mitochondrial 1-like isoform X2; amino-acid sequence: MEEEPDLIKKKKKEAKAKEKELKKKKALEKAIKLQEQQACASTSKTSKKKNVRLWDDEDENAKDPGTPFGEKKRMASQMTTGYYPKAVEKSWYEWWEKMGFFSAESNSSKPPFVIVLPPPNVTGTLHIGHALTAAIEDTIIRWRRMSGYNAMWLPGMDHAGIATQVVVEKKLMSEKKITRHDIGRDAFVAEVWDWKQKHGSTILQQLRRLGASLDWSRECFTMDEKRSNAVAEAFVRLHKQGLLYRDNRIVTWDCGLLTAISDIEVDYIDIQERTLLRVPGYENPVEFGVLTSFAYPLEEELGEIVVATTRVETILGDTAIAVHPNDERYRHLHGKHAIHPFNGRRIPIICDEILVDPEFGTGAVKITPAHDPNDFNVGKRHNIEFINIFTDEGKINQEGGEFAGMPRFQAREAVTEALKKKGLFKEATNNEMRLGICSRSKDVVEPKIKPQWYVKCSGMGKQALDAAVDSENRKLEIIPRQYTAEWERWLENIRDWCISRQLWWGHRVPAWYVVYEGDKVEDFGVLDDRWVVARNEEEARAQASGRYEGNFQLIQDPDVLDTWFSSALFPLSVLGWPEDTEDLKAFYPTSLLETGHDILFFWVARMVMLGMTLGGDVPFTKVYLHPMIRDAHGRKMSKSLGNVIDPLDVINGVELEGLQKKLLEGNLDAKEVAVSEEGLKKDFPKGIMECGADALRFALVSYTAQHDKINLDIKRVEGYKNWCNKLWNVVRFSLSILGNDYVPPSTVNPDAFPFSCQWILSVLNKAISKTVLSLESYELSDAATAVHAWWQYQLCDVFVEAIKPYFSGNDPKFASERGCARDTLWLCLDNGLRLLHPFMPFVTEELWQRLPSSGDHKRETSIMICEYPSIIECWTNEKVESEMNLTESIVQSLRSLAKESHERRSAIVICRTISDWKIICSHQREIETLAHLSSLTVMNEEDGFPTPTESDGYVKSTVNKNILVFLNVPRVKADPETIREKIERLTLEREKLWLMISSPGYNEKTNEKIQQANADKLQSLDGEIMSLERDGNNLLGD
- the LOC126604763 gene encoding valine--tRNA ligase, mitochondrial 1-like isoform X3, with amino-acid sequence MHVVVEKKLMSEKKITRHDIGRDAFVAEVWDWKQKHGSTILQQLRRLGASLDWSRECFTMDEKRSNAVAEAFVRLHKQGLLYRDNRIVTWDCGLLTAISDIEVDYIDIQERTLLRVPGYENPVEFGVLTSFAYPLEEELGEIVVATTRVETILGDTAIAVHPNDERYRHLHGKHAIHPFNGRRIPIICDEILVDPEFGTGAVKITPAHDPNDFNVGKRHNIEFINIFTDEGKINQEGGEFAGMPRFQAREAVTEALKKKGLFKEATNNEMRLGICSRSKDVVEPKIKPQWYVKCSGMGKQALDAAVDSENRKLEIIPRQYTAEWERWLENIRDWCISRQLWWGHRVPAWYVVYEGDKVEDFGVLDDRWVVARNEEEARAQASGRYEGNFQLIQDPDVLDTWFSSALFPLSVLGWPEDTEDLKAFYPTSLLETGHDILFFWVARMVMLGMTLGGDVPFTKVYLHPMIRDAHGRKMSKSLGNVIDPLDVINGVELEGLQKKLLEGNLDAKEVAVSEEGLKKDFPKGIMECGADALRFALVSYTAQHDKINLDIKRVEGYKNWCNKLWNVVRFSLSILGNDYVPPSTVNPDAFPFSCQWILSVLNKAISKTVLSLESYELSDAATAVHAWWQYQLCDVFVEAIKPYFSGNDPKFASERGCARDTLWLCLDNGLRLLHPFMPFVTEELWQRLPSSGDHKRETSIMICEYPSIIECWTNEKVESEMNLTESIVQSLRSLAKESHERRSAIVICRTISDWKIICSHQREIETLAHLSSLTVMNEEDGFPTPTESDGYVKSTVNKNILVFLNVPRVKADPETIREKIERLTLEREKLWLMISSPGYNEKTNEKIQQANADKLQSLDGEIMSLERDGNNLLGD